The genomic segment TCTATTTAGATCCATATATATACGTGAAGAATATTAGatctattatttaaaatatggagaGATGTAAAGTTTTCTAATAGACCATTGAAACAAGAGTGAATCTTGAGAtcatgagacgggtcaaccctacccatattcacaataaaaagtaatactcttagcataaaaagtaatactttttcatgggtgacccaaataagagatccgtctcacaaatatgatccgtgagaccgtctcacacaagtttttgccttcaaACAAATACTTTTATAATTTGACATAATTGATTGGTCATGAAATCTCAATTACAcgataatataataaaatattgatagTATATAAAGATATTATCTAAATAAGCAAAAGTtcttggattgataaataagaaAATTCTTGAATTAAAGAACCAGAAGATTCTAGGATTTCAAGAATTCTTATGTGTTGATTTATTAAACCTGATATTACTATCAGTCATTCAAAATCGGATTGAATCTCTATATTTTCTGGAATTAATAAGTAACTATATTTCTGGGAACACGAATTGCAAGCTGATGTTTGCGAAGATATTTAGTGATAATAATTTCCAAAATATAAAATCAGTAAAATGGTTAGGTTGATTTATTATCGAATACGTCCAATCAATTGTTAAACCATTTATTCTAAAAATGATGTGTCATATTTTGGAGATGTGATATATATTGCCTGCAGCAAATATGGTAGATATTATATCAACTAATTATGGTTGATTTTTGGCTTGAtccaaaatttattataaaaattatgatTGTGCAAAAAATGCACTATATTTAATGTCTAGAGATTGAATATATGTTAAAAATTATGTTGAAGTATCTTTGAATAAATAACAATGAGATTTTTATGGTACgatttctcaattttattttagtaaaacaatgtttttcattaTTTAGGACAGGAACATGCTAAATATATACCAATCCCTGTGAAAAGATGTTTTCACTTGTCATAATATGTTGattaaacaatgatatataccgAAAAATCCATTAATGATTTGAAATAACAAATTGAATTAGAAAATATTTCCAACATTATcttttcaataaaataaaaaaattaattacaaGGATTAAAATAATCTCAACACACATAATTTATTCACATTAGTAGATATTCCTCACAAGTTTACTAAACTATCAAGTAACGAAAATATAAATGTCGGATGAAAATACTtggaaaatatgaaattttcttttgagtTATAAATTCGATATTTTTCAGAAGGAATATGTGTTACTTGACCATAATAcacaacaaataaaatatttttatatagatAATTACATCCATTAATGGTTGTTTGATAATGTTCAAAAGATCTTTGATCCTGAACTATCGTATATAGACATCAATTGAAGACAATATGACCGACTTTTTAATAAGGGCATTACATATATCAAATTATGAGAAAACATCATCCAAGATCCAGCAATGACTTAAAGATTTAGAGTGATGCATTCAACATGAAAAGTAATTCATACTATACTATTTATGACTTGTTTATGAATTTTCTCAAGCTATTTTTCACAGCATATTTTGATGAGGTTGTTAGACAAAATTAAGAGACGTCGTATTCTTTTTCCTTTTACAAGGGTTTTGTCCAATTGGATTTAATAAGTAAAGTTTTAACGAGACATATCGATCGTCAAGAGAACATACAAATAGAAGTATATATTATTGTATTATTTTTTCTTCGCTCAAGTTTTTCCCACTGAGTTTTATTGTCAAGGTTTTAACAAACCAACACCTGACTTTTCATGAAGTTTCAAGCAACCATCTTgccaaataaaaaattcaacAAAATTATTGTGTAGATAATCATTTAAAGGAGAgtgttatgatatgattatgaatgtAGTTGATCATAtagataaaatttttaattaagaTAGATATCTTAATTTTGCTATCCGAAAATTTATATTCTATCATTATATGGCATAAATAAGAGTTTAGTTATGAATactgacaaaaacttgtgtgacaggtcgtattttgtgagactgatatcttatttgggtcatccataaaaaatattaatttttatgctaagaatattgttttttattgtgaatatccagATAAAAATTCTCGTCTTACAAGAGACTTAGTCTATGAATAAAATAGTTTCTTTACTTTTATGACAATTATTagtatttattataattgttgGGTCGTTGTTGGTCGGGTTCGATAATCCAGTAATTCATTTCTTGAAAGTTGATTTCTCATTTGTATACAAGAGAATGGGAATCCCCTGCTTCAGTATCGTTTCCCTGTACGGCGCTTTTCTCCGGCGTTCTCTATCCTCGGCCGGCCTCTCCTCCCAGTCAGTAGAGATAGACAGCGGCACCACCATTTTCTTCTGGGGTCCCGCTGCCAGTACCAAGCCTCCCTTGATCCTCATCCACGGTTTCGGCCCACACGGAATATGGCAATGGCGCCCGCAAATCACCTTCTTCGCTACAGAATTCGACGTCTACGTCCCCGATCTCGTTTTCTTCGGTAATTCCTACTCCAATTCCCCAGAGAGGTCCGAGGTTTTTCAGGCAGCTTGTATAGCTAAACTCCTCGAAAAGATCGGGATTCGCAGGTCTTTTTTTTAATTAGTTTCATTCATTTTAATTAATATCTATGGTGAGACGTTGATCGATCTCGTTTCGCAGGTACTCCGTTGTGGGGACTAGCTACGGCGGATTTGTGGCGTATCGGATGTCGGAGATGTGGCCTGAGAGGGTGGAGAAGGTGGTGATCGCCAGCTCCGGGGTGAATTTGCGGCGGAGAGACAACGTGGAGCTGATGAGGAGAGCACAGAGCGAGAAGATTGAGGATCTGATGCTGCCTTGCGCGGCGAGGCAACTGCGGACCTTGCTGGGACTGTGTGTTTTCCGGCGTCCTCCATACCTTCCTGATTTCTTCCTCaatgatatcatcaacgtaaatgagattgattttagtttttAGAAGAAATCGAGTTGTTGGTTTATTGATTGTGGAAATAAAATTAGTAGTTTTTTTCTCCACCATGTCGGAGAGTTGAAGATTGTAATTTTAAAAAGATTTGGTTGGTGCAGAAATTATATTCAGAAAACAGGAAAGAGAAGCTGGAACTCTTGAGAGAATTGAGGCTTGGACGGGATGATACTGTCAACATATCTCCTCTTTCACaggtatttaattaattatattcttGATTCTGCATGtacgtgatatatatatatatatatatatatatatatatatataaaaaatgatGAAATGCAGGAAGTATTGATTGTGTGGGGGGAGCATGACAAGATATTTTTATTAGAGAAAGCCATAGAACTCAGCAAGTATGAATTCGATCTTCTTTACTAATTTGTACCATCTTCTTTATggttttaaaattaatgtgATGAATATTGGTGCAAAAGCAGATTGGTGGGGGATAAGACGACATTACAAGTGATCAAAAATGCATCGCATGTTCCCCAACTCGAGAACGCGCCACGTTTCAACAACATTGTCAAAAAATTCTTACTATGATCATTCCATCCATCTTTCAGGCTTGCTTTGTCCTTTTAATTTCCGAAGATGAATTCGCATCCATGTATTTGTCTTATAAATAAGAAACATCGATTCTAATCTGTATATACACCCAAAGACATTATTAGCATACGTATAATAGATgcgtttaaaaataatatatatatatatatatataacattttaAATCACACATGTGCGTAAATCTTGTCCATCTAAACCATGTGGGAGCAATGTagcaaaatgttatttttctaattaaaattgaaaagaAGAAATGTGTTATTTATTGGGAAGCACCGGAGACATAGCCAAAAAATGTTAGAgccaaaatgttatttttctaattaaaattaaaaagaagaaATGTGTCTGGTCAAACAAGTATATACTACGATGGCTATAAATTGAgttaaaaaatatgttttaaaattattcttaattttttatttgaaaaactcTTTAAAAAATGTATCGAGGAACATGCTTTGTTGCTCTGCTCAGATCCAGCTTCAATTATACTCTTCTGTTAGTTAGTAGTGACTCTCATTTTACTCTCTCACTTGTTTTTAGGGTTTCAtttctttttatttcaatctCCATCCTTAAATATCCCATCCGCTTCGATTGATCTGAATGCTATGAAAATTTTGAGGTGAGATTTCTGTCGCATTCGATGCTGCTCCTGACCCTGTTGTTAATGTGATTGCGAAGAAGCTGCATTTGCTATGAGAGTCATTTCTTCTGTTATCGCTTTTTGAATCATCATTTTTTTTGGATATTATCTGGCGGTTAATGACACTTTGTACAAGATTGCCACAAGTGTCGAAATCCATCTTTAGGCAACACTTTGACTCTACATGGGCTTAATCTGCAGTAGACGCCAACATAGTCAAGCTGATTCTGAAGAGCATGAGCAGGTAAGTCTTCTTCAAATACCCTAAACTTTCTTCGCATTCCTATCTTTGTTATTTAGGCATGAATATGGCTTTCATTCCCAGACTGCTGAAATAGAGAGGAGAATCGACCGAGAAACCAAGGCAGAGACGCATATTCAGAAACTGCTACTACTTGGTATCCACTGAGAAATACATGTTTTCTCGCTTGTTTTTTTAGGGTTTTGTCTAACCAAGGTTCATAGTAGAGgctttcttttttaaaaaaaaaaattatgttactCCCAGCACAACCACCTACGTTTCATTGGCTACTTTTAAAACATATCTCACTTTTTGTCTAATCCTTGTAGGCACAAGTTTTGGCTGTGCCACTCGGCTGATTATTTCGATAGAAGATGTTTTGAATAGTTTTTTGGTAgcatattataaaaaatatctttTGGCTCTCTCATGGTTTGAATAGACACTCATATCATCTGATAACGTGTGAGATGTCTTTTTCCACAAGCTGTCGTCACACAAATTAGTGAGTAATCTGGTAACAGAAATTACAAGGGTAAGTGTGTCTGTTTAAGATTGTTCTTGTGATATAAGCACACATCATAAAAGTATCTTCACATGCCTTTGTAtgtatttttactttttctaaTCTTATTTAATACTCACTGGAATGCGCTTGTTTAAGGTGTTGGAGATTCTGGGAAGTCCACTATTTTCAAGCAGGTAAAATGTCCTATTTTTTCCTCTGTGAACATCACaatttattttatgcacgtgTTTCTTTTCTTATCAGACGACTCAGGTAGGTGCATGTTAAATGTTGTGCAGATAAAACTTCTGTTTCAGAGTGGGTTTGATGAGGCCGAGCTTAAAGGATATATCCCTGTAATTCATGCCAATGTTTATCAGACAATAAAAGTATGAAATACTTGGAAGTTTTGTGTTGGTTTATTCCCTTTAGGGATCGCTAACAATTTTTTACTAGTGTTGATGGCCTGACAAAATGAAGTTTCCGAACGACATAATGTAGTTCTTGAAGTTGTACTTGCATAATATTATCTAGTTTGAATTGACTATTGACGCTCGCAGATTTTACACGATGGATCAAAGGAATTGTCTCAAACTGTGTCAGATTCCACGAAGTTCATCATATCTGATAAAAATAAGGTCTGGATCAGTTTTTCATATATTAAGCAAAACTTTTGCTTGATAGTGATTATTTCAGATGCCCATGTATgaattatgattttcgaaacATCCCGTTTTGGTCATGGAGTTTCCTTTCAATGTTTTTTCCTGCATTAGCAAATTGGGGAGAAAGTTTCAGAAATGGGTAGTGGGTTTGATTGTCCAACTCTAACCAAAGAACTTGCTAATGAGATAGAAGCTCTCTGGAAAGATAGTGCCATACAGGTCAATTTTCCTTCATCCAAATGTCTTAGGTTAATCTTTTGCTAGATTCTGACGTGTTTTTGAATTATCTGAATCTGTTGAAATTTTTATTACATCTAATGTTTGAATGTGGTTTGCAGGAAACATATTCCCATGGTCATGAACTTCAGGTTCCAGATTGTGCCCATTATTTTATGGAAAATTTGCGAAGAGTGTCAGTTTCGGACTACATTCCTACAAAGGTAAGTGAAAACACATGTTCTCACATTCCTCTTTCTTTCCTTTTAGCTTGGGTAATCTAAGAATAAATCTTCCAGCAATGACAACAATAGATTTATTGCTATTAAAAATGAAATACCCTTTTATGTCAAGTTGGTGAAGGTATTTTATATTTACATATTCTCCATTCTCCCCTTGTG from the Primulina eburnea isolate SZY01 chromosome 3, ASM2296580v1, whole genome shotgun sequence genome contains:
- the LOC140824985 gene encoding uncharacterized protein, whose product is MGIPCFSIVSLYGAFLRRSLSSAGLSSQSVEIDSGTTIFFWGPAASTKPPLILIHGFGPHGIWQWRPQITFFATEFDVYVPDLVFFGNSYSNSPERSEVFQAACIAKLLEKIGIRRYSVVGTSYGGFVAYRMSEMWPERVEKVVIASSGVNLRRRDNVELMRRAQSEKIEDLMLPCAARQLRTLLGLCVFRRPPYLPDFFLNDIINKLYSENRKEKLELLRELRLGRDDTVNISPLSQEVLIVWGEHDKIFLLEKAIELSKLVGDKTTLQVIKNASHVPQLENAPRFNNIVKKFLL